From the genome of Aspergillus fumigatus Af293 chromosome 1, whole genome shotgun sequence, one region includes:
- a CDS encoding mitochondrial 54S ribosomal protein uL15m yields the protein MRPNLQMLPLRWQQILSKPTLSAASPLSSLLPQFQQQNRNAHILASLSDTPGAYNKRIRRGRGPASGKGKTSGRGHKGQKQHGKVPAGFNGGQTPDIVVHGERGFNNVFALDLAPANLDRIQEWIDQGRIDPTRPITIRELAKSRCIHQTKDGVKLLGRGVSAEGGNVLKQPIHIVVSRASASAIAAVEAAGGSVTTRFYTRSSIARIMKRETHPFISAAWSRESASAALLKAAGLEAQDLAESNIMREMGYKYRLPDPTKRRDIEYYRDPAHRGYLSHLLKPLEGPSLFFRSPAERKSSAGVKKEKVLPENRLW from the exons ATGCGTCCTAATCTTCAGATGCTGCCACTGAGGTGGCAACAAATTCTGTCAAAACCAACTTTGTCGGCTGCGTCACCCCTGTCATCCCTCCTGCCACAATTCCAGCAACAGAACCGCAATGCACACATTTTAGCGTCGCTGTCCGATACTCCGGGGGCGTACAATAAGAGAATTAGAAGAGGTCGTGGTCCGGCGTCCGGTAAGGGTAAGACCTCCGGACGTGGTCATAAGGGTCAAAAGCAGCATGGAAAAGTCCCCGCGGGGTTCAATGGTGGACAGACGCCAGATATCGTGGTGCACGGTGAGCGTGGTTTCAACAACGT TTTCGCTCTCGACCTCGCGCCCGCCAACCTCGACCGCATCCAGGAATGGATTGACCAAGGCCGCATCGACCCAACCCGCCCTATCACCATTCGCGAACTGGCTAAATCCCGCTGCATCCACCAGACCAAGGACGGCGTGAAGCTTCTCGGCCGTGGCGTATCAGCTGAAGGCGGCAACGTCCTCAAGCAACCCATCCACATTGTCGTATCGCGCGCCTCCGCAAGCGCCATCGCGGCCGTCGAAGCCGCCGGCGGCTCCGTGACAACAAGATTCTACACTCGCTCCTCCATAGCCCGCATCATGAAGCGTGAGACGCACCCGTTCATCTCGGCCGCGTGGTCGCGCGAAAGCGCCAGCGCCGCCCTCCTCAAGGCCGCCGGCCTGGAGGCCCAGGATCTCGCCGAGTCAAATATCATGCGCGAAATGGGCTACAAGTACCGGCTCCCTGACCCGACGAAGCGTCGCGATATCGAATACTACCGTGACCCGGCCCACCGGGGGTATCTGAGCCATCTGCTCAAGCCTCTCGAGGGACCCAGTTTGTTCTTCCGCTCGCCGGCGGAGCGCAAGTCGTCTGCTGGCgtcaagaaggaaaaggtgCTGCCGGAGAACAGACTCTGGTAG